A single genomic interval of Croceibacter atlanticus HTCC2559 harbors:
- a CDS encoding ABC transporter permease, with protein MANANSLSQLALQKFKKNFWGVLSFWFVVLGVLLAIFAYALAPDNSQNANQQHISIHSKKPGFKATILTIPSKLEQEQSFLDKLLFGKEDNSTELPIVDYKFEGESIIVTPYTDESIKGLPKTYSFASFPKGLTKTEIESQFINEQTFLLGTDKYGRDLLSRMLVGIRISLSIGFVAVFISLLIGISLGALAGFYGGKIDAAIMWLINVTWSIPTLLLVIAITLALGKGFWQVFIAVGLTMWVEVARVVRGQVMSVKNMQYVTAARALGFTNGRIIVKHILPNILAPVIVISAANFAAAILIESGLSFLGIGAQPPMPSWGAMIKDHYSYIILGKAYLAIIPGLGIMSLVMAFMLIGNALRDALDVKS; from the coding sequence ATGGCAAACGCCAATTCATTATCTCAACTCGCGCTCCAAAAATTTAAAAAAAACTTTTGGGGCGTTTTGAGTTTCTGGTTTGTTGTCTTGGGAGTATTACTTGCAATATTTGCTTATGCATTAGCACCAGATAATTCTCAAAATGCTAATCAACAACATATTTCAATTCACTCTAAGAAGCCAGGATTTAAGGCTACTATTCTTACCATACCATCAAAATTAGAGCAAGAACAATCTTTTTTGGATAAACTCTTATTTGGTAAGGAAGACAATTCTACAGAGTTACCTATTGTAGATTATAAGTTTGAGGGAGAATCAATAATTGTAACACCTTATACAGATGAAAGCATTAAAGGTTTGCCTAAAACCTATTCTTTTGCATCTTTTCCCAAAGGCTTAACTAAAACCGAAATCGAATCTCAATTTATAAATGAACAAACATTTTTATTAGGAACAGATAAGTATGGTAGAGATTTACTAAGCAGAATGCTAGTAGGTATTCGTATTTCACTATCTATTGGTTTTGTAGCAGTATTTATCTCGTTGTTAATAGGAATAAGTTTGGGAGCACTTGCAGGGTTTTACGGTGGTAAGATAGATGCAGCTATCATGTGGCTTATAAATGTAACGTGGTCTATACCTACTTTACTATTAGTAATAGCCATTACATTGGCTTTAGGTAAGGGATTTTGGCAAGTGTTTATTGCAGTAGGTTTAACTATGTGGGTAGAGGTTGCAAGAGTTGTTCGTGGCCAAGTAATGAGCGTAAAAAATATGCAATATGTAACTGCAGCACGTGCTTTAGGTTTTACAAATGGTAGAATAATTGTAAAACACATCTTACCAAATATTTTAGCACCAGTAATTGTAATCTCTGCAGCTAATTTTGCTGCTGCAATATTAATTGAAAGTGGTCTTAGTTTTTTAGGTATAGGAGCACAACCTCCAATGCCAAGTTGGGGAGCAATGATAAAAGACCATTACAGTTATATAATTTTAGGTAAAGCTTACCTGGCAATTATACCTGGCTTGGGTATAATGAGCTTAGTAATGGCATTTATGCTAATAGGTAACGCTCTTAGAGATGCGTTAGACGTTAAGAGTTAA
- a CDS encoding AsmA family protein yields MKKILKIFGIFVLILVIGLIAAPFLFKGTIEKLIKKTINNNVNAQVEWRDLDLTLFSSFPDATVVIKDFSVVNNDPFKGDTLASGERLELQMGIKQLLKKENEQIKVDELNLEKAYINIKVDSLGNANYDIAKEQPQTIETPTDTTSSGFTFDLSHYEIKDSRINYLDESTKTFFKLKDVNHVGNGDLSVSKSTLETQTNALVSLDLDGVNYLEDHTITLDANFELDLDKQKYTFLENEAKINELPLTFNGFVQVNEDNNDIDITFKTPSSDFKNFLAIIPKTYSKNLDGVDTTGDFIVDGKIKGIVDDTHIPTLDIKIRSSNASFKYAELPKRVNNITINADIKNETGIVEDTYINIGNLTFKIDQDVFAAKGSFRNLTENMLVNLSLKGSLDLANIEKVYPLNLEQDLNGRFTTDLTTIFDMNSVEREQYQNIKSNGTASLKNFSYKSPDIPNELKVANADVSFKPGNISLNSFAATSGQTDISATGSIQNLIPFLMSKQDLKGNFNVNSNTFKVSDFMVAEDNTAATKTTSENTVTTPNNNEAIKIPDFLAATMNFNVKKVIYDDIELSNATGTIAIEDEKASLTNVKSSLFGGNIALNGNVNTKGNTPTFTMDLDLNSIDIDQSFKGLDLLQGLAPIAKALQGALNTNIKLNGNLNGDLTPQLQTIAGNAFAKVLTAKVNAEQSPLLARLSENVAFLNLDNLNLNNLETYLTFDNGNIQVKPFDFNIKGIKVTAGGTHGLDQNMNYNVTLDVPAKYMGSEVSGLLSKLSAQERETMTVALPIGLTGTFNSPKVNLNTQAAVNSLTQRIIDKQKDDLKDKGKDLLGNILGGNKPKDSTTVQQDSVKAGTPKTNEDAIKDAAKDILGGLFGKKKTKAKDSVN; encoded by the coding sequence ATGAAAAAAATACTTAAAATATTCGGGATTTTTGTTCTAATCCTAGTCATAGGATTAATTGCAGCACCTTTTCTTTTTAAAGGCACTATAGAAAAACTTATCAAGAAGACTATAAATAATAACGTAAATGCTCAAGTGGAGTGGCGCGACCTAGATTTAACTTTGTTTAGCTCTTTTCCAGATGCTACCGTTGTTATTAAAGACTTTAGCGTAGTAAATAACGATCCTTTTAAAGGCGACACCTTAGCAAGTGGTGAGCGCTTAGAGTTACAAATGGGTATAAAGCAACTTTTAAAAAAGGAGAATGAACAAATTAAAGTAGATGAGCTTAATCTGGAGAAAGCATACATTAATATTAAAGTAGATTCTTTAGGTAATGCCAACTATGATATAGCAAAAGAGCAACCCCAAACTATTGAAACGCCTACAGATACAACAAGTTCAGGTTTTACTTTTGATTTATCTCATTATGAGATAAAAGATTCTCGAATTAATTATTTAGATGAATCTACCAAAACATTTTTCAAGCTAAAAGATGTAAATCACGTAGGTAACGGAGATTTATCTGTGTCTAAATCTACTTTAGAAACACAGACTAATGCTTTGGTCTCTTTAGATTTAGATGGCGTAAACTATCTAGAAGACCATACCATTACATTAGATGCTAATTTTGAGCTAGACCTAGACAAACAGAAGTATACGTTTTTAGAAAATGAAGCAAAAATTAATGAACTCCCATTAACATTTAATGGGTTTGTACAGGTAAATGAAGATAACAATGATATTGACATTACCTTTAAAACACCATCTTCAGACTTTAAAAACTTCTTAGCTATTATACCCAAAACCTATTCTAAAAACTTAGATGGTGTAGATACAACTGGAGATTTTATAGTAGATGGAAAAATTAAAGGTATTGTAGACGATACACACATTCCTACATTAGACATAAAGATACGCTCAAGCAATGCCTCATTTAAATATGCAGAGCTACCTAAACGTGTAAACAACATTACAATAAATGCAGATATTAAAAATGAAACTGGTATTGTTGAAGACACTTATATAAACATAGGTAACCTAACATTTAAGATAGATCAAGATGTGTTTGCCGCAAAAGGAAGCTTTAGAAATTTAACTGAGAATATGTTGGTTAACCTATCGCTTAAAGGTTCTCTAGATTTAGCAAATATTGAGAAAGTTTATCCTCTTAATCTTGAACAAGATTTAAATGGAAGGTTTACTACAGACTTAACCACAATCTTTGATATGAATTCTGTAGAGCGTGAGCAATATCAGAACATTAAAAGTAATGGTACAGCAAGCTTAAAAAACTTCAGCTATAAATCTCCAGACATTCCTAACGAATTGAAAGTTGCTAATGCCGATGTAAGCTTTAAACCTGGAAATATTTCTTTAAACAGCTTTGCTGCAACAAGTGGCCAAACAGATATTTCGGCAACAGGAAGTATTCAAAACCTTATTCCTTTTTTAATGTCTAAGCAAGATCTAAAAGGTAATTTTAATGTAAACTCAAATACGTTTAAGGTTAGTGATTTTATGGTAGCTGAAGACAATACTGCCGCTACCAAGACAACTTCAGAAAATACAGTTACTACTCCTAATAACAATGAAGCAATTAAAATTCCAGATTTCTTAGCTGCAACAATGAATTTTAATGTTAAGAAAGTAATTTATGATGACATTGAGTTATCTAATGCTACAGGAACTATTGCTATTGAAGATGAAAAAGCATCTTTAACCAATGTAAAATCTAGTCTTTTTGGAGGAAACATTGCCTTAAATGGAAATGTAAATACAAAAGGAAACACACCAACATTTACAATGGATTTGGATTTAAACTCCATAGACATAGACCAATCATTTAAAGGTTTAGATTTACTTCAAGGTTTAGCTCCAATTGCAAAAGCTTTACAAGGCGCCTTAAACACAAACATTAAATTAAATGGTAATCTTAATGGTGACCTAACGCCGCAATTACAAACCATTGCCGGAAATGCATTTGCAAAAGTATTAACCGCTAAAGTAAATGCAGAACAATCTCCATTGTTAGCACGGTTGTCTGAAAATGTAGCCTTTTTAAATCTTGACAATCTTAATCTAAACAACTTAGAAACCTACCTTACTTTTGATAATGGAAACATACAAGTAAAACCATTCGATTTTAATATAAAAGGAATTAAAGTAACTGCTGGAGGCACACACGGTTTAGATCAAAATATGAATTATAATGTTACTTTAGATGTCCCTGCTAAGTATATGGGTAGTGAGGTTAGTGGCTTGCTTTCTAAGCTTAGTGCACAGGAACGAGAAACAATGACAGTTGCTTTACCTATAGGACTTACAGGAACATTTAATAGCCCTAAAGTAAACTTAAATACACAAGCTGCAGTAAACAGTTTAACACAACGTATAATAGATAAGCAGAAAGATGATCTTAAGGATAAAGGAAAAGACCTTTTAGGAAATATTTTAGGTGGTAATAAGCCTAAGGATAGTACCACAGTACAACAAGATAGTGTTAAAGCAGGTACACCTAAAACTAATGAGGATGCGATAAAAGATGCAGCAAAAGATATTTTAGGTGGTCTCTTTGGTAAGAAGAAAACAAAAGCCAAAGATTCTGTAAACTAA
- a CDS encoding MmcQ/YjbR family DNA-binding protein: protein MNIEALQNYCLSKKGTTAEFPFDEHTLVFKVMNKMFALVGLEKWESGNQFINLKCEPDKALELRDEFPDDIYGAYHMSKKHWNSVNVNSNVPAKRLITLIDYSYDLVVANLTKKQKESLNNLDS, encoded by the coding sequence ATGAATATTGAAGCGCTACAAAACTATTGTCTATCTAAAAAAGGAACCACCGCAGAGTTTCCTTTTGATGAGCATACGCTTGTATTTAAAGTGATGAATAAAATGTTTGCGTTAGTAGGTTTAGAAAAATGGGAGTCTGGAAATCAATTTATAAATTTAAAGTGCGAACCAGATAAAGCTTTAGAGTTGAGAGATGAGTTTCCTGATGATATTTACGGAGCTTACCATATGAGCAAAAAGCACTGGAACAGTGTAAATGTTAATAGCAATGTCCCTGCAAAACGTCTCATTACTCTAATAGATTACAGTTACGATTTAGTTGTAGCCAACCTCACAAAAAAACAAAAAGAATCGCTTAACAATCTAGATTCTTAA
- the folK gene encoding 2-amino-4-hydroxy-6-hydroxymethyldihydropteridine diphosphokinase translates to MALPEQHLVYLSLGSNLGNRFEHMQYALDALFETVGHVLKVSSVYETPAFGFKGDAFLNIAVSLQTILSPKDLMAEILSIETHLGRIRTKTKGFASRPIDIDILFYEDLVIETELLTVPHPHMANRKFVLQPLLDIGAEKVHPKLNKTVTTLFQECNDDSVLDKQPKWLKNPSLQFNFKAFNYLAIEGNIGAGKTSLATKISEDFNAKLILERFKDNPFLPKFYEDKTRYAFPLEMSFLADRYQQLADDIAQYDLFTDFIVSDYDVFKSLIFAQVTLQEDEYKLYSKLFYMMYKELAKPDAYIYLYQNTDRLLANIKERGREYEQSIDANYLLNINKSYLNFIKSQPQMNVKVIDISELDFVNNRADYLRVLREILSTTQSAV, encoded by the coding sequence ATGGCATTACCAGAACAACATCTTGTATACTTGTCTTTGGGCAGTAATTTGGGCAATAGATTTGAGCACATGCAATACGCATTAGATGCTCTTTTTGAAACTGTTGGTCACGTTTTAAAAGTCTCGTCGGTATATGAAACACCAGCTTTTGGTTTTAAAGGAGATGCCTTTTTAAATATTGCGGTGTCTTTGCAAACTATATTGTCTCCTAAAGATTTAATGGCTGAAATACTCTCTATTGAAACACATTTAGGGCGCATAAGAACCAAAACTAAAGGTTTTGCATCTAGACCAATAGATATTGATATCCTCTTTTACGAAGATTTGGTAATAGAAACAGAATTGCTCACAGTGCCACATCCTCATATGGCCAATCGTAAATTTGTGTTACAGCCATTACTAGATATAGGTGCAGAAAAAGTACATCCTAAACTTAATAAAACAGTTACTACACTGTTTCAAGAATGTAATGACGACTCTGTTTTAGACAAGCAACCAAAATGGTTGAAAAACCCTAGTTTACAATTTAACTTCAAGGCATTTAATTATCTTGCTATCGAAGGTAATATTGGTGCTGGAAAGACAAGTTTAGCAACAAAAATTTCAGAAGACTTTAATGCTAAACTTATTTTAGAACGCTTTAAGGACAACCCTTTTCTACCAAAGTTTTATGAAGATAAAACACGTTATGCATTTCCTTTAGAGATGAGTTTTTTGGCAGATAGATATCAGCAATTAGCAGATGATATTGCTCAATATGATTTGTTTACAGATTTTATAGTTAGCGATTATGATGTTTTTAAATCTTTAATTTTTGCTCAAGTAACTTTACAGGAAGATGAGTATAAATTATACAGTAAGCTGTTTTATATGATGTATAAGGAATTGGCAAAGCCAGATGCTTACATATACCTTTACCAAAATACAGATCGTTTATTAGCAAATATAAAGGAACGTGGTCGTGAGTATGAACAAAGTATAGACGCTAATTATCTATTAAACATAAATAAGAGTTACTTAAACTTTATTAAAAGCCAACCTCAAATGAATGTTAAGGTAATTGACATATCAGAGCTTGACTTTGTAAATAACAGAGCAGATTATTTAAGAGTTTTACGTGAGATTTTGAGTACTACTCAAAGTGCGGTTTAA
- a CDS encoding MutS-related protein gives MQEAKKFYKGQLETHNSALSQLKTKLLWSSMLRLAVFIVGAYVVYASYPNTQAILLSIFVIIAVFLFLVSRHSNLQAKRDKLRQLVALNEIELEVLNRNYSKLPNGSEYIDPAHHYSHDIDLFGPQSFFQYLNRAALTEGARKLAEYLKANETHRISIKQEAIKELAEKPEWRQNFSATASLVKTEITTQTVKTWLANYKPAIPKLFTWLPFVFSGISITLIALYFFDIVSVYLVGFWFFVGLAITGLFVKKVNLLSSHTSKIQGLFEQYYQLIQQIEATEFSSEFLKEQKAKIVTEKEQASLVLSRFSKLLSALDQRNNMLFGIFGNGFLQWDNFQSYKIEQWIKAHKHQVSDWFEVVAVFDAYNSLGNFSFNHKEFTFPKITEQPSVFNVEDAAHPLMASEVAVKNSFHIENGHFFIITGANMAGKSTFLRTVSLMVVMANCGLPVCAKTCTYNPIKLITSMRTTDSLSDDASYFFSELKRLKFIVDEIAKDDYFIILDEILKGTNSTDKAIGSKKFIEKLNGTNSTGIIATHDLSLCEVANNLPEVHNYYFDAEIKDNELHFDYTLKNGICQNMNASFLLKKMQIIDS, from the coding sequence ATGCAAGAAGCTAAAAAATTTTACAAAGGTCAATTAGAGACCCATAACTCAGCCTTATCTCAATTAAAGACCAAGCTTTTATGGTCTAGTATGTTAAGACTCGCTGTATTTATAGTTGGCGCCTATGTAGTATATGCGTCTTACCCAAACACTCAAGCTATTTTATTAAGCATTTTTGTGATTATAGCTGTGTTTTTATTTTTGGTGTCGCGTCACTCAAATTTACAGGCAAAACGCGACAAGCTAAGACAATTAGTGGCTTTAAATGAAATTGAATTAGAAGTACTTAACCGTAATTACTCTAAGCTTCCAAACGGTTCAGAATATATAGATCCTGCTCACCATTATAGTCACGATATAGATTTATTTGGACCACAATCGTTTTTTCAATATTTAAACAGAGCTGCGTTAACAGAAGGAGCACGCAAGTTAGCAGAGTATCTTAAAGCTAACGAGACACATAGAATCTCAATAAAACAAGAAGCTATAAAAGAACTTGCTGAAAAACCAGAATGGCGCCAAAACTTTTCTGCAACCGCAAGCTTGGTAAAGACTGAAATTACCACACAAACTGTAAAGACATGGCTTGCAAACTACAAACCCGCAATCCCAAAATTGTTTACTTGGCTACCATTTGTTTTTAGCGGAATCTCAATTACTTTAATTGCGCTTTATTTTTTTGATATTGTTTCAGTTTATCTTGTAGGCTTTTGGTTCTTTGTTGGTTTAGCAATAACAGGATTATTTGTAAAGAAAGTAAACCTGCTTTCTTCTCACACTTCTAAGATACAAGGCTTATTTGAGCAATACTATCAACTTATTCAGCAAATTGAAGCTACAGAATTTTCTTCTGAATTTTTAAAAGAACAAAAAGCTAAAATAGTAACCGAGAAAGAGCAAGCATCACTAGTATTATCTCGTTTCTCAAAACTATTAAGTGCTTTAGACCAACGTAACAATATGCTTTTTGGCATTTTTGGCAACGGCTTTTTACAATGGGATAATTTTCAATCTTACAAAATTGAGCAATGGATAAAAGCCCACAAACACCAAGTTTCAGATTGGTTTGAGGTTGTTGCTGTGTTTGATGCTTACAACAGCCTAGGTAATTTTAGCTTTAACCATAAAGAGTTTACTTTCCCAAAAATAACAGAGCAACCTTCTGTATTTAATGTAGAAGATGCTGCGCACCCATTAATGGCTAGTGAGGTGGCTGTAAAGAATTCGTTTCATATAGAAAACGGTCATTTCTTTATCATTACAGGTGCAAATATGGCCGGAAAAAGTACATTTTTAAGAACCGTATCTCTTATGGTTGTTATGGCTAACTGTGGTTTACCTGTTTGTGCAAAAACCTGCACCTACAATCCTATTAAGCTTATTACGAGTATGAGAACTACAGACTCACTTAGTGATGATGCCTCATACTTCTTTTCAGAATTAAAACGTCTTAAGTTTATTGTAGATGAAATTGCTAAGGATGATTATTTCATAATTTTAGATGAAATCTTAAAAGGAACAAACTCAACAGACAAAGCCATAGGTTCTAAAAAGTTTATTGAAAAATTAAATGGCACAAACTCCACAGGTATAATTGCTACACACGACTTAAGTCTATGTGAGGTTGCCAATAACTTACCCGAAGTACATAATTACTATTTCGACGCAGAAATTAAAGATAACGAGTTGCATTTTGATTACACCTTAAAAAACGGAATTTGTCAAAACATGAATGCCTCGTTCTTATTAAAGAAAATGCAGATTATAGACTCATAA
- a CDS encoding queuosine precursor transporter translates to MTELSLSQRLLAQRIYFILAALFITSLVVSNLIFQKFFSWDFFGIYTFKISVGILPYPITFLITDIVSEIYGKKRANQVVTTGIFASVFSLLIIWVAASVPALTDSPINDKLFLKVFGNSAIAVFASMMAYLLAQYIDIQIFHFWKRLTKGKHLWLRNNFSTFLSQFVDTFSVLFLLCSFEILPWDIFTELLISGFLFKVLIAALDTPLLYAAVFAMRKYFNLTPTKELEI, encoded by the coding sequence ATGACAGAATTATCTTTATCACAACGCTTATTAGCTCAGAGAATATATTTTATATTGGCAGCATTATTTATCACTTCTTTGGTGGTTTCTAATCTAATATTTCAGAAGTTTTTCTCTTGGGACTTTTTTGGCATTTATACCTTTAAGATTTCAGTAGGTATATTACCCTATCCTATTACATTTCTTATAACAGATATTGTATCAGAAATTTATGGAAAAAAGCGGGCTAACCAAGTAGTGACCACTGGCATATTTGCTTCTGTATTTTCATTACTCATTATTTGGGTGGCAGCCAGTGTACCAGCACTGACAGATTCGCCTATAAATGATAAATTATTCTTAAAAGTATTCGGAAACTCTGCAATAGCTGTTTTTGCCTCGATGATGGCATACTTATTGGCGCAATATATTGATATACAGATCTTCCATTTTTGGAAGCGCCTTACTAAAGGAAAACACCTTTGGTTGCGAAATAACTTTTCAACGTTCTTATCTCAATTTGTAGATACGTTTAGTGTGCTATTCTTGTTATGTTCTTTCGAGATTTTGCCTTGGGATATTTTCACAGAATTACTAATTAGCGGATTTTTATTTAAAGTATTAATTGCTGCTTTAGATACACCTTTGCTTTATGCAGCCGTCTTTGCAATGCGTAAGTACTTTAACTTAACACCTACAAAAGAGTTAGAAATTTAA
- a CDS encoding DUF4230 domain-containing protein: MELLFLGLAGGAIVAYFIFNAFSKRNSRKRTDTQSVVLLEKMKRVCKLVTVEGDFAEIYHYKSLKDKWVDYFIGRKKAIILINAKAHVGFDLNKIELTSDPEQKLVKISNFPQPEILTIDSDVKFYDKREGWANPFTSHDLTEMNREAKQHIIDKVPESGLLEQAKKEALNSILLMESLAETIGWKLDYSALAIDGEKGDIKKLH; this comes from the coding sequence ATGGAGTTACTTTTCCTCGGTTTAGCTGGTGGCGCAATTGTCGCCTATTTTATTTTTAATGCATTTTCTAAACGCAATTCTCGTAAACGTACAGACACACAAAGCGTTGTACTTTTAGAGAAGATGAAGCGTGTTTGTAAATTGGTAACTGTAGAAGGTGATTTTGCCGAAATTTACCATTACAAAAGCCTAAAAGACAAATGGGTAGATTACTTTATTGGCAGAAAAAAAGCAATTATACTTATTAATGCAAAGGCACACGTTGGGTTCGATTTAAATAAGATTGAACTTACAAGCGATCCAGAACAAAAACTGGTTAAAATTTCAAACTTTCCACAACCTGAAATTTTAACTATAGATAGTGATGTGAAATTTTACGACAAGCGTGAAGGTTGGGCAAACCCTTTTACAAGCCACGATCTCACAGAAATGAACCGCGAGGCCAAACAACATATAATTGATAAAGTTCCAGAAAGTGGATTGTTAGAGCAAGCCAAGAAAGAAGCCTTAAATAGCATCTTATTAATGGAAAGCTTAGCTGAAACTATAGGTTGGAAATTAGATTACTCTGCATTAGCTATAGATGGCGAAAAAGGAGACATTAAAAAACTACATTAA
- a CDS encoding LysE family transporter, whose amino-acid sequence MIILYLFVGVLATILSAIPLGAVNISVIQTTLKSGEKTAFKIALGAGFGEILLALLALNFNMMIASFFERNMWLHLTIILLFFIAGIYFLVKKPSKNDDRSHWYDMGTSKYLKGFVLSLLNPPVMIYWLVAFSIINKHLIMITSNSSPLDLLVFFIGVYLGKVLTLYGYSKWSNTVKGDTKTVQKKVSRFLGVVLLGLAIFQGIKFLVNS is encoded by the coding sequence ATGATAATACTTTACCTGTTTGTAGGTGTTCTTGCCACCATACTTTCTGCAATTCCCTTAGGTGCGGTAAATATCTCTGTAATACAGACCACTCTTAAGTCTGGTGAAAAAACAGCATTTAAAATTGCTCTTGGTGCTGGTTTTGGAGAAATTTTATTAGCGTTGCTAGCACTTAATTTTAATATGATGATAGCTTCATTCTTTGAGCGTAATATGTGGCTTCATCTTACTATCATTCTTTTGTTTTTTATAGCTGGTATATATTTCCTGGTTAAAAAGCCTTCAAAAAATGATGACCGCAGCCACTGGTATGACATGGGAACCTCTAAGTACCTTAAAGGTTTTGTACTATCGTTGTTAAATCCGCCAGTGATGATTTATTGGTTGGTAGCATTCAGTATTATAAATAAACATCTTATAATGATTACCTCTAACTCATCTCCATTAGATTTGTTAGTGTTTTTTATTGGCGTTTATTTGGGTAAAGTCTTAACCCTTTATGGTTATTCTAAATGGAGTAATACAGTTAAAGGTGACACCAAAACTGTACAAAAAAAAGTATCTCGATTCTTAGGTGTCGTATTGCTAGGTTTAGCAATTTTTCAAGGCATAAAATTTTTAGTTAACTCTTAA
- a CDS encoding metal-dependent hydrolase yields the protein MDSLTQIVLGAAVGEAVLGKKVGNKAMLWGAIAGTIPDLDTLAGNFLDPITAIEIHRGISHSILFSIGMAPLLGWLISKLYYKTKEATWQQWSWLFFWGLVTHPLLDAHTTWGTQLFWPFDLRLAYQNIFVIDPLYTLPFLVCVILAMRLPRTSEKRKRVNTLGLILSSSYLVITLLLKGVTYFKFTTALDNQNINYTKIDTRPAPFNSLLWSANIDASNHYLLADYSIFDTQSISFIKVPKQHQLLDKVEDKKALSRLITISEGWYAVSKKGEQLYFNDLRFGAYDIYADTLNFAFSYKLVETKNGLTIEEPQRNSEEMKTVLGNLWNRIWGN from the coding sequence ATGGATAGTTTAACCCAAATTGTTTTAGGTGCCGCTGTAGGCGAAGCTGTTCTTGGTAAGAAAGTAGGAAACAAAGCTATGCTTTGGGGTGCTATTGCAGGTACAATTCCAGATTTAGATACATTAGCAGGTAACTTTTTAGATCCTATTACTGCAATTGAAATACATCGTGGTATAAGTCACTCCATATTATTTAGTATTGGTATGGCTCCTTTATTGGGTTGGTTAATTTCAAAACTCTATTACAAAACCAAAGAGGCAACTTGGCAACAATGGTCTTGGTTATTTTTTTGGGGATTAGTTACACACCCACTTTTAGATGCACATACAACTTGGGGAACACAATTATTTTGGCCTTTCGATTTAAGGTTAGCTTATCAGAATATATTTGTGATAGACCCTTTATACACTTTACCCTTTTTAGTCTGTGTAATTTTAGCAATGCGACTGCCAAGAACCTCAGAAAAACGAAAGCGTGTTAACACACTCGGTTTAATATTAAGCTCTAGCTATCTAGTAATTACATTACTTTTAAAAGGTGTTACTTACTTTAAGTTCACCACTGCACTTGACAATCAAAATATTAACTACACTAAGATAGACACTAGGCCAGCACCGTTTAATAGTTTGTTATGGTCTGCTAATATAGATGCCAGCAACCATTATCTATTAGCAGATTATTCAATCTTTGACACTCAGTCTATTTCTTTTATTAAAGTCCCTAAACAGCATCAACTATTAGATAAAGTTGAAGACAAAAAAGCACTGAGTCGTTTAATAACTATTTCTGAAGGTTGGTATGCTGTTTCTAAAAAAGGAGAACAACTCTACTTTAACGATTTGCGTTTTGGTGCTTATGATATTTATGCAGACACTCTTAATTTTGCGTTTTCTTACAAACTCGTAGAAACTAAAAATGGATTAACCATTGAAGAGCCACAACGAAACTCTGAAGAAATGAAGACTGTTTTAGGCAATCTTTGGAATCGAATTTGGGGAAATTAA
- a CDS encoding YcxB family protein, with amino-acid sequence MSTITLTKAERISIYRNNYYKVGKPYLKIMRRFGGLFIIALSLYNYYFVESSFIQSLSGFTLVFGIYYTLKPIIIPFLKPRLFEGYTFQFQITPDKIILQEDDAVSELEHQFFKSVQQNETHYALRTSKNEVLHLPKAQITSQEASQLNNLITTY; translated from the coding sequence ATGAGCACCATTACACTTACTAAAGCAGAACGTATTTCAATTTATAGAAACAACTATTATAAAGTAGGCAAGCCATACCTTAAGATTATGAGACGTTTTGGTGGTCTCTTTATTATAGCGCTAAGTTTGTACAATTACTATTTTGTAGAGTCTAGCTTCATACAATCGTTATCTGGTTTCACTTTAGTTTTCGGTATTTATTATACCTTAAAACCTATTATAATTCCGTTTTTAAAACCACGTTTGTTTGAAGGGTATACCTTTCAATTTCAAATAACACCAGACAAAATTATTTTACAAGAAGATGATGCTGTTTCAGAATTAGAACACCAATTTTTTAAAAGTGTTCAGCAAAATGAAACACACTATGCATTAAGAACTTCTAAAAATGAAGTCTTGCATTTACCCAAAGCGCAAATTACATCACAAGAAGCCTCTCAATTAAATAACTTAATTACAACCTATTAG